Proteins from one Rosa chinensis cultivar Old Blush chromosome 7, RchiOBHm-V2, whole genome shotgun sequence genomic window:
- the LOC112179582 gene encoding cyclin-dependent kinase G-2, whose product MATGRVDVFRRRDSPKYSKRDSEYYRNGFSGVKLSHGGDGGVKYRDEVGNSRRSVENGRGPHREGVVELLPEKKRKFSPIIWDKEEKKARALTRSGVVPVSAIAHSSPRKRSSLEVGDVVSDGPASDIQSHGEGVSEFKHENVIPLLSEKKSKSPVTIDREEKKVRISSKNRVVKVVPVISSTSPRPAQTNWVASKSPASEIQSQGVEVSEAEPSLADGLVEISHLEPPADVHTPLCKSEAQSNLNDKDQTRISLSRWASDTDSPMDDRSCNSTPESGEIRREDSVEPRSRTCSSHEESDSVTGEEIDGVGGNASGGQLYPDSEDDEGLPQIEEPMVPRGRSTNMLQGCRSVAEFTKLDGMLGEGTYGVVYRARDKQTGEIVAIKKVKMDKSNEGFPITSLREINILLSCNHPSIVGVKEVVHNGDDIFMVMECMEYELKLLTEATKQPFSIGEVKYLMRSLLEGVKYLHDNWVLHRDVKTSNILLNKEGELKICDFGLSRQYGSPLKPYTSLVVTLWYRAPELLLGQKQYSTAIDMWSVGCIMAELLAKEALFQGKTEVDQLDKIFRTLGTPSETDWPGVSKLPGFKAIQVKQRENLLRKKFSGTCFTGSPMLSASGLDLLTKLLTYDPAKRITVGDALSHDWFKDYPEPRPFKPSPTVHDRYMTLRQRQEREHVERARRGKR is encoded by the coding sequence ATGGCGACAGGGAGAGTTGACGTTTTTAGAAGAAGGGATTCTCCTAAGTACTCCAAAAGAGATTCTGAGTATTATAGGAACGGGTTCTCTGGTGTTAAGCTGAGCCATGGCGGTGATGGGGGTGTCAAATATAGGGATGAAGTTGGCAATTCAAGGAGGTCGGTTGAGAATGGAAGGGGTCCTCATCGGGAAGGGGTCGTTGAGTTACTTcctgagaagaagaggaagtttTCGCCCATTATATGGgataaagaagagaagaaagcgAGGGCATTAACAAGGAGTGGGGTTGTTCCTGTCTCGGCCATTGCTCATTCATCTCCTCGGAAGAGATCATCTTTGGAGGTTGGTGACGTTGTCTCTGATGGTCCTGCTTCAGATATTCAGTCTCATGGAGAGGGGGTTTCTGAATTCAAGCATGAAAATGTGATTCCGTTACTCTCTGAGAAGAAGAGTAAGTCTCCTGTTACAATTgacagagaagagaagaaagtgAGGATATCATCAAAGAACAGAGTTGTTAAAGTTGTTCCAGTCATTTCTTCTACATCTCCTCGTCCTGCTCAAACCAATTGGGTTGCTTCAAAGTCTCCTGCTTCAGAGATTCAGTCTCAGGGAGTGGAGGTGTCTGAAGCTGAACCTTCTCTGGCTGATGGGCTGGTGGAGATTTCTCATTTGGAACCTCCCGCCGATGTGCATACTCCACTATGCAAATCCGAGGCACAGAGTAACCTGAATGACAAAGACCAGACTAGGATCTCTTTGTCAAGATGGGCATCTGACACTGATTCTCCGATGGATGATCGCAGCTGTAACTCAACTCCAGAAAGTGGTGAAATCCGAAGAGAAGACTCAGTTGAGCCTAGGAGCAGAACTTGTAGCTCTCATGAAGAAAGCGACTCTGTCACTGGAGAAGAGATTGATGGAGTTGGTGGGAATGCAAGTGGTGGCCAGCTGTATCCTGACTCAGAGGATGATGAAGGTCTTCCTCAGATTGAAGAGCCTATGGTGCCAAGAGGAAGAAGTACAAACATGCTTCAGGGATGCAGAAGTGTGGCCGAGTTTACTAAACTAGATGGGATGCTGGGTGAAGGCACTTATGGTGTTGTCTACAGAGCGAGAGATAAACAAACTGGAGAAATTGTAGCCATTAAGAAGGTGAAGATGGATAAGTCCAATGAAGGTTTCCCTATTACATCATTGAGAGAAATAAACATTCTTTTGTCTTGTAATCACCCTTCCATTGTGGGTGTGAAGGAAGTTGTTCACAACGGTGATGATATTTTTATGGTTATGGAGTGTATGGAATATGAGCTCAAGCTTCTAACGGAGGCGACAAAACAGCCATTTAGTATAGGCGAAGTTAAATACTTGATGAGAAGTCTGTTGGAGGGTGTGAAGTATCTTCATGATAATTGGGTTCTTCACAGAGATGTGAAAACTTCCAATATTCTTTTAAATAAGGAGGGTGAATTGAAAATATGCGACTTTGGTTTGTCACGCCAGTATGGGAGTCCCCTGAAGCCATATACTTCCCTAGTGGTCACTTTGTGGTACAGGGCACCTGAACTTCTATTAGGTCAAAAGCAGTATTCGACAGCAATTGATATGTGGTCAGTTGGATGTATAATGGCTGAACTTTTGGCCAAGGAAGCACTATTTCAAGGGAAAACCGAAGTTGATCAGCTTGACAAGATTTTCAGAACCCTTGGTACACCAAGTGAGACAGATTGGCCTGGGGTATCCAAATTGCCAGGCTTCAAAGCTATTCAGGTTAAACAACGGGAGAACCTTTTGCGCAAGAAATTTTCTGGGACGTGTTTCACAGGATCCCCAATGCTCTCTGCTTCAGGGTTGGATTTGTTGACAAAACTTTTAACATACGACCCTGCAAAGCGGATAACAGTGGGTGATGCTCTTAGCCATGACTGGTTTAAAGACTATCCCGAACCCAGACCTTTCAAGCCTTCGCCTACTGTGCATGACAGGTACATGACCCTCAGGCAGCGTCAGGAAAGGGAGCATGTGGAAAGGGCGCGTCGTGGAAagcgttaa
- the LOC112180463 gene encoding cyclin-dependent kinase G-2, with protein sequence MATGQVDVLRRRDSPKYSRREFGYYKNGFSGVKLSHGCNDGGKFRDEVRDSRRWRGQSNASESLVETRKTPEKEKEKKRRFSPVIWDREEKKLVRVSSKNGVVPVSVVSRSPSCEVHDVVSEGVDIVQLLPEIRKRKSPVTSDREEKRVRISSKNRFVQVTPPSSVIVSDGVVSNSPASQTRSHGVEGSEDKPSVADGLVEISQMEAPADLQVRRHSEVPNNLDDKDQTRISLSRWASDIDSPRDDVSCSSTPENGEIRREGSVGDRSRTSSSVSGDGGEEIGGHVGNAGVDQLYPDSDDENIARIEEPAVPRGRSANMLQGCRSSEEYYTSNQEALGEGTYGVVYRARDEQTGEIVAMKKVKMDNRDEGFPITSLREINILLSCNHPSIVGAKEVVVDKDGDILMVMEYMDYELKFLMESMEQRFSIGEVKYLVKRLLEGVKYLHDNWVLHRDLKTSNMLLNKEGELKICDLGLSRQYGSPLQPYTSNVVTLLYRAPELLLGQKQYSTAIDMWSVGCIMAELLAKEPLFSPKTPTEVHQLDAIFDTLGAPKETDWPGVSKLPVFKSIKIKKGENNLRKKFCGTCFTGSPMLTASGLDLLTKLLTYDPEKRITVDDALSHDWFKDYPEPSPFKPSPSVHDNYILKQQWERERQKRKRSRGK encoded by the coding sequence ATGGCGACAGGGCAGGTTGATGTTCTGAGAAGAAGGGATTCTCCTAAATACTCCAGGAGAGAATTTGGGTATTATAAGAATGGGTTCTCTGGTGTTAAGCTGAGCCATGGCTGCAATGATGGTGGCAAATTTAGAGATGAAGTTCGCGATTCGCGAAGATGGAGAGGGCAATCAAATGCCTCAGAATCGTTGGTTGAGACCAGAAAAACTccggagaaggagaaggagaagaagaggaggtttTCTCCTGTTATATGGgacagagaagagaagaaattaGTAAGGGTATCATCGAAGAATGGAGTTGTTCCAGTCTCAGTTGTTTCAAGATCACCATCTTGTGAGGTTCATGATGTTGTCTCCGAAGGAGTCGACATTGTTCAATTGCTTCCTGAGATCAGGAAGAGGAAGTCTCCGGTTACAAGTGACAGGGAAGAGAAGAGAGTGAGGATATCATCAAAGAATAGATTTGTCCAGGTCACTCCTCCATCTAGTGTGATTGTTTCCGATGGGGTTGTTTCAAATTCTCCTGCTTCACAGACTCGGTCTCATGGAGTGGAGGGTTCTGAAGATAAACCTTCTGTGGCAGATGGGTTGGTGGAGATTTCTCAAATGGAAGCCCCTGCTGATTTGCAGGTTCGGCGGCATTCCGAGGTTCCAAATAACCTGGATGACAAAGACCAGACTAGAATCTCATTGTCAAGATGGGCATCTGACATTGACTCTCCAAGGGATGATGTTAGCTGCAGCTCGACTCCTGAAAATGGCGAAATCCGAAGAGAAGGCTCAGTTGGGGATAGGAGCAGAACTTCTAGCTCTGTCAGTGGAGATGGTGGAGAAGAGATTGGTGGACATGTTGGCAATGCGGGCGTTGATCAGCTGTATCCTGATTCAGATGACGAAAATATTGCTCGGATTGAAGAGCCTGCAGTGCCCAGGGGAAGAAGTGCAAACATGCTTCAGGGTTGCAGAAGTAGTGAGGAGTACTATACTAGTAATCAAGAGGCACTGGGTGAAGGCACTTATGGTGTAGTCTACAGAGCGAGAGATGAACAAACTGGGGAAATTGTAGCCATGAAGAAGGTGAAGATGGATAACCGCGATGAAGGTTTCCCTATTACATCATTGAGAGAAATAAACATTCTTTTGTCATGTAATCACCCTTCCATTGTGGGTGCGAAGGAAGTTGTTGTGGACAAGGATGGTGATATTCTTATGGTTATGGAGTATATGGACTATGAGCTCAAGTTTCTAATGGAATCGATGGAGCAGCGATTTAGTATAGGCGAAGTTAAATATTTGGTGAAAAGGCTGTTGGAGGGTGTAAAGTATCTTCATGATAATTGGGTTCTTCACAGAGATCTGAAAACTTCAAACATGCTTTTGAACAAGGAGGGTGAATTGAAAATATGTGACCTTGGGTTGTCACGCCAGTATGGGAGTCCCCTGCAGCCTTATACTTCCAATGTAGTCACTTTGTTGTACAGGGCACCTGAACTTCTATTAGGTCAAAAGCAGTACTCTACAGCAATTGATATGTGGTCAGTTGGATGTATAATGGCTGAACTTTTGGCCAAAGAACCACTATTCAGTCCGAAAACGCCAACCGAAGTTCATCAGCTTGATGCGATTTTTGATACTCTTGGTGCACCAAAGGAGACAGATTGGCCTGGAGTATCCAAATTGCCAGTGTTTAAatctattaaaattaaaaaagggGAGAACAATCTGCGCAAGAAATTTTGTGGGACATGTTTCACAGGATCACCAATGCTTACTGCTTCCGGGTTGGATCTGTTGACAAAACTTTTAACATATGATCCTGAGAAGCGCATAACAGTGGATGATGCTCTTAGCCATGACTGGTTTAAGGACTACCCTGAACCCAGCCCTTTTAAACCTTCTCCTAGTGTTCATGACAACTACATCCTCAAGCAGCAATGGGAAAGGGAGCGTCAGAAAAGAAAGAGATCGAGAGGAAAGTGA
- the LOC112179612 gene encoding malate synthase, glyoxysomal yields the protein MMGVGSYGYPAPATNMNTGARGGYEAPDGVEIRGRYDQEYVKILSKEALQFVVELQREFRNRIKYALECRKEAKRRYNEGGLPGFDPATQFIREGDWVCAPVPKAVADRRVEITGPVERKMVINALNSGAKVFMADFEDALSPSWENLIRGQVNLKDAVDGSITFHDKARNRVYKLNDHNIAKLFVRPRGWHLPEAHILIDGEPATGCLVDFGLYFYHNYAAFRRTQGEGSGPFFYLPKMEHSREAKIWNCVFEKAEKMVGIERGSIRATVLIETLPAVFQMDEILYELRDHSVGLNCGRWDYIFSYVKTFQAHPDRLLPDRVLVGMNQHFMRSYSDLLIRTCHRRGAHAMGGMAAQIPIRDDPVANEAALDLVRKDKLREVKAGHDGTWAAHPGLIPACMEIFTNNMGRNTPNQIQTMRREHASSITEEDLLQRPRGVRTLEGLRLNTRVGIQYLAAWLTGAGSVPLYNLMEDAATAEISRVQNWQWIKYGVELDGDGLGVRVGKELFGRVVEDEMERIEREVGKDKFKKGMYREACKMFARQCTAQTLDDFLTLDAYNHIVLHHPKASSRL from the exons ATGATGGGAGTTGGCTCGTACGGGTACCCTGCACCAGCGACGAACATGAACACTGGTGCAAGAGGGGGCTACGAAGCCCCCGATGGAGTTGAAATTCGGGGACGGTATGACCAAGAGTATGTGAAGATTCTGAGCAAGGAGGCTTTGCAGTTCGTGGTGGAGTTGCAGAGGGAGTTCAGGAACAGGATTAAGTATGCATTGGAGTGTAGGAAGGAAGCTAAGAGGAGATACAATGAGGGTGGTCTACCCGGGTTTGACCCCGCCACGCAGTTCATAAGGGAAGGGGATTGGGTTTGTGCACCGGTCCCGAAAGCGGTGGCTGATCGGAGGGTGGAGATTACAGGACCTGTGGAGAGGAAGATGGTCATCAATGCTCTCAATTCTGGAGCAAAAGTTTTCATG GCTGATTTTGAAGATGCACTTTCACCAAGCTGGGAGAATCTAATAAGAGGCCAAGTGAACCTGAAAGATGCTGTTGATGGGAGCATAACTTTCCATGATAAGGCCAGAAACAGAGTCTACAAGCTCAACGATCACAACATAGCCAAGCTTTTTGTGCGTCCAAGAGGTTGGCACTTGCCTGAGGCTCATATTCTCATTGATGGTGAGCCTGCAACTGGTTGCCTTGTCGACTTTGGTCTCTACTTCTACCACAACTATGCAGCATTCCGCCGCACCCAAGGTGAAGGGTCTGGACCTTTCTTCTACCTCCCTAAAATGGAGCATTCAAG GGAAGCGAAGATATGGAATTGTGTGTTCGAGAAGGCAGAGAAGATGGTAGGGATAGAGAGAGGAAGCATCAGAGCCACTGTTCTGATCGAAACACTTCCAGCTGTGTTTCAAATGGATGAAATCCTGTATGAGCTTAGGGATCACTCTGTTGGTTTGAACTGTGGAAGATGGGATTACATTTTCAGCTATGTCAAGACCTTCCAGGCTCACCCTGACCGCCTATTGCCTGACCGGGTTCTAGTTGGCATGAATCAACATTTCATGAGGAGTTACTCTGATCTCCTCATCAGGACCTGCCATAGGCGCGGTGCCCACGCCATGGGAGGCATG GCAGCTCAGATTCCAATTAGAGATGATCCAGTAGCAAATGAAGCAGCATTGGATTTGGTGAGGAAGGACAAGCTAAGAGAAGTGAAAGCAGGACATGATGGAACTTGGGCAGCACATCCAGGACTAATCCCAGCCTGCATGGAAATCTTCACAAACAACATGGGCCGCAACACCcccaaccaaatccaaaccaTGAGGCGAGAACATGCATCCTCCATAACCGAAGAAGACCTCTTGCAGAGGCCTAGAGGAGTCCGAACCCTGGAGGGTCTCCGGCTGAACACCCGGGTGGGGATCCAGTACCTGGCAGCATGGCTAACCGGAGCTGGTTCGGTGCCACTTTACAATCTCATGGAAGATGCTGCAACAGCTGAGATAAGCAGGGTTCAGAACTGGCAGTGGATCAAGTATGGAGTGGAGTTGGATGGGGATGGACTTGGAGTGAGAGTGGGGAAGGAACTGTTTGGGAGAGTGGTGGAAGACGAAATGGAGAGGATTGAAAGAGAGGTTGGGAAGGACAAATTTAAGAAGGGAATGTACAGAGAGGCTTGCAAGATGTTCGCAAGGCAATGCACAGCGCAAACTCTAGACGATTTTCTGACTCTCGACGCTTATAATCATATCGTCTTGCACCACCCCAAGGCATCATCCAGGCTCTAA